The genome window AAACCTTAAAAGATAATGCTCAGTATTTTCGCTTGCAAATGGAAGCGGCGGGCTTTACTTGCGCTGGTGCTGACCATGCCATTGTGCCGGTGATGTTGGGTGATGCGAAAGTCGCCAGTGAGATGGCGAATCGTTTATTAAGCGAGGGTATTTATGTCATCGGTTTTTCTTTCCCGGTGGTGCCGAAAGGGCAAGCCCGTATTCGTACGCAAATTTCTGCCGCGCACACTAAAGCGCAATTAGATAAAGCCATTGCGGCTTTTACTCGCATTGGTACTGAGATGGGAGTGATTTAAATGAAATCGCTAGCGAAGCTGCATGCCAAAGAAGGCATTTGGATGACCCGGACCGAGAAACCAAAACTCGGTCATAATGACTTACTAATCAAAATCAAAAAGACCGCGATTTGCGGTACCGACATCCATATCTACAACTGGGACGAATGGTCACAAAACACCATTCCTGTGCCTATGGTAGTGGGGCATGAATACGCTGGTGAAGTGGTGGGGATTGGTCAGGAAGTTAAGGGCTTTGCAATCGGTGATAGAGTCTCGGGTGAAGGGCACATCACTTGTGGTCATTGTCGTAACTGTCGTGGTGGCCGTACCCATTTATGCCGAAATACCGTCGGGGTTGGCGTTAATAGACCGGGTTGTTTTGCTGAGTACTTGGTGATTCCCGCGTTCAATGCCTTTAAGCTGCCGGATGAAATCTCTGATGATTTAGCCGCGATATTTGACCCATTTGGCAACGCCGTGCATACCGCCTTATCGTTTGATTTAGTTGGGGAAGATGTATTAATCACCGGCGCCGGACCGATAGGTATAATGGCAGCCGCGGTGGCCAAACACGTTGGTGCCCGTCACGTGGTAATCACCGATGTGAACGACTACCGCTTAGAGCTAGCGAGACAAATGGGGGCGACCAGAGTGGTCAATGTCAGCAAAGAAAAGCTTACTGATGTGATGAGCGAACTTGGCATGACAGAGGGCTTTGATGTTGGGTTGGAAATGTCTGGCGTACCAATGGCGTTTCAGGAAATGCTCGCCCAGATGAACAATGGCGGCAAAATTGCCATGCTCGGCATTCCGGGTAAAGACATGGCAATCGACTGGTCTCAGGTGATATTTAAAGGCTTAACCATTAAAGGCATTTATGGCCGGGAAATGTTTGAAACCTGGTATAAAATGGCGAGCTTAATACAGTCGGGCTTAGATTTAACGCCGATAATCACTCATCATTTTTCGGTTGATGATTTTCAGCAGGGCTTTGATGTCATGCGCTCGGGTCAATCGGGTAAAGTGATTTTGGATTGGCAGTAGCATTTACTCTATAGTGAACTCACTAAAATTGCGTAATAAAAAAGGTTAGCGAATGGCTAACCTTTTTTATTGTTGCTGCTTATAGTTGGTTATTGATTTTCTTTCAGATGATGAAAATCAATTTCTTCAATTTTTTGACCAGCATTTTCATCATTAAAAGTTGCAATATCCAGTTGATTTTCTGATTTGCCCACAACTGTGGTGACCATGCAATCACCGGTGACATTAACCGCGGTTCTGGTCATATCTAATAAACGATCAACCCCGATGATCATCGCAATACCTTCAACCGGCAAGCCGACTTGTTCAAGCACCATGGCTAACATGATCAGACCAACACCAGGAACACCGGCAGTACCGATTGATGCTAAAGTGGCTGTTAATATAACGGTAAGAAAATCAGAAATTGATAAATCCACATTAAAAACTTGGGCGATAAACACTGTTGCTACCCCTTGCATGATAGCTGTGCCGTCCATATTAATGGTTGCGCCAAGCGGTACAGTAA of Thalassotalea insulae contains these proteins:
- the tdh gene encoding L-threonine 3-dehydrogenase, with the protein product MKSLAKLHAKEGIWMTRTEKPKLGHNDLLIKIKKTAICGTDIHIYNWDEWSQNTIPVPMVVGHEYAGEVVGIGQEVKGFAIGDRVSGEGHITCGHCRNCRGGRTHLCRNTVGVGVNRPGCFAEYLVIPAFNAFKLPDEISDDLAAIFDPFGNAVHTALSFDLVGEDVLITGAGPIGIMAAAVAKHVGARHVVITDVNDYRLELARQMGATRVVNVSKEKLTDVMSELGMTEGFDVGLEMSGVPMAFQEMLAQMNNGGKIAMLGIPGKDMAIDWSQVIFKGLTIKGIYGREMFETWYKMASLIQSGLDLTPIITHHFSVDDFQQGFDVMRSGQSGKVILDWQ